Sequence from the Pararhizobium gei genome:
ACTGATTTGGAGCGGCATTATGGGTCTGAGGCAAATTTCTGGCAATACGCCGCAAGAGCGGCTGGTGCTGGAGTCCATCGGACGTTCGCTTGTTACGGCCGCTGAAGGCATCAATGCGCTTGTTGCCCGTTTTGCGGAAGATCAGGAGCTTTCGCGCAGCCTGGTCGATGCGGTTGAGCTGATTGCCAAGCGCAGCGGCCGCGTCGTGGTCTCCGGCATCGGCAAGAGCGGCCATATTGGCCGCAAGATTGCCGCGACCCTGGCGTCCACCGGCACCTCCGCCTATTTCGTCCATCCGACGGAAGCCAGCCACGGCGATCTCGGCATGATCACATCGGATGATCTGCTGGTGCTTCTGTCCTGGTCGGGGGAGACGGTGGAGCTTGGCAATATGCTCACCTATGCCAAGCGTTTCAATGTTCCCGTCGTGTCGGTCACCTCCAATTCAGCCAGTCTTCTTGCCCGGCATTCCGCGGTCGCCGTTACGCTGCCGAAGGTGCGGGAATGCTGCCCGCATGGCCTTGCCCCCACCACATCCGCGATGCTGCAGCTTGCCGTCGGCGATGCGCTGGCCATTGCATTGCTGGAGCGGCGTGGTTTCTCGGCTCAGGATTTCAAGATCTACCATCCCGGCGGCAAGCTCGGCTCGCAACTCCTTTTGGTCCAGGAATTGGCCCATAGTGGCGAGGCGCTGCCTCTGCTGCCGCTCGGCAGCCCGATGGGGGAGGCCGTGATCCAGATGTCGTCCAAGGGGTTTGGCGTTGTTG
This genomic interval carries:
- a CDS encoding KpsF/GutQ family sugar-phosphate isomerase, which produces MGLRQISGNTPQERLVLESIGRSLVTAAEGINALVARFAEDQELSRSLVDAVELIAKRSGRVVVSGIGKSGHIGRKIAATLASTGTSAYFVHPTEASHGDLGMITSDDLLVLLSWSGETVELGNMLTYAKRFNVPVVSVTSNSASLLARHSAVAVTLPKVRECCPHGLAPTTSAMLQLAVGDALAIALLERRGFSAQDFKIYHPGGKLGSQLLLVQELAHSGEALPLLPLGSPMGEAVIQMSSKGFGVVGITDDTGKLAGVITDGDLRRHMSNDLLLETVDAVMSHNPRVILGTELASAALEFMQAQKVTVLFLVDEAGIPSGILHIHDLLRAGVA